Within the Takifugu flavidus isolate HTHZ2018 chromosome 20, ASM371156v2, whole genome shotgun sequence genome, the region AACCGTTTTCTTGCATGGAGCCTGCACCGGCGCCAACAAACTGGGGGCCCCGGCCTCGCCATGTCGACATGTCTCGAGATCCCCCGAAGTTGCGGCTGTAACTTCCAGCTGTGTTCAGTCTGGGAGGTAAAACGCGACCTCCGAACCCTCTGCTGCTTCTTGTCTTTTCTCTAGACTCTGCAGCCAGCTGGTCGTCTGCGTACACCTTATTGGATCTCCAGGAGTCTCTGTCAACTTTACGGACTTCTCCAGAGTCCGAGTAACCTTCTCCGTTTTCAGATCCCTTCTGGCGGCGCCTCTTGGGAAGTTCTTCATATTCCGAAGCCTCACTTAAGGTTTCGCTGACATTTCGTCGCCGAGGCTTGCCTCTCTGGAACTCCTCCACTTTGACCATTTCCCTGGGTGCCGCTCGACCTCTGCCTGACCTCTGAGCCCCACTACCGCCATTACTGCCATTATAAGCCCCCCTGTGATTCTCCCCACCCTGTCGTCCACGAGTTGCACCCCTGGAGCTAAACTCTCTGAAGCCTCGAGCGCGACCTCTACCTGCTCCTCTCACGGCACTAAAGGCCTGCTCCTCATCAATAAAAATCCAGTTGTTGCGCCTTGGGGCATGGGGATCGCGACTTTCCTGACCGTCCCTTGGAAATGATTTCTTACTACTGTCCCAGGCGCTCTCCTTTGGACAGTCATCGCCGTGGGCACTCAGTAGTCTCTCTGGTTTTGCGGGACCTGGTGAATGGCGCTGCTTTTCTTCAGGCTGTTTCTCAACAACTGGCGAGGCAGAGTGCCTGTTGCTGGCAGGCTGGTTGTCTTTCTTCAAGTCGTAAACATTAGTAAGCACTTCTTTCTCCAGTCGGTAAGGgactgtcttctcctctggctgAGCTTTAGGCTTCTCATTTTCCTTGTCTTCCACTTTCAGAGCCTTGAGAACTGGTTTCTTTATTGGTCCTGTTCTGCGAATCAAAGTGCGGCTACTGCTCTCGGATAACTGGCTGATGCCGACACTGGAACCATCTTCAGACCACTGGCTTTGAGAACTGTTGAATCCTCCATCCTGCCTCTGGGCCTCCTCTCTTTTCCAGTTTTCTTTGGGACCATCTTGGGTGTCAAGGTCATCTTTTAGGTGCCTGTCTTTGGAGTCCGATTTGGCGTATTCCCCGGCAGCCTGATTTTTTGAAGGTTTCTGTCCAGTGGTCAGCAAGCCTTGCTCATGGAGACGGTGTTCTCTATCTGTGCTTTGGTTGTGGTAAGATTCGTGGTGGAGATCGTCTTTTGGGTGGGTCAAGCATTCGTTGGTTCTGTCCTCACAAGAGTCGTGTCGGGAGCACACTCTGTCATTTCTGTGGAGGACAGGAATGGCATTACAGGAAAATGATGCGTGACCTTGAGAAATGAATAAGAGAAGCAAAATAAATGCTCATATAACCTGTCATCAGGCTGGCCTCCGTCTGAGCTTTCATGCTGTCTCTGATAAGGTGGAGTGAAGCTGCGTAACGGGCAGCCATCCTGGTTCCACATTGGGAAAGGCTCAGTCGAGGGGGCTCTTCTGTCCTGGTGCAAGCTGGTATGAGAGCCCTCATCAGATCCAGGACTATTCAAGTGATCTTGGTGCATCACGGGTTTCATCATTCctgataaaacaaaaaacaaaacaaaacaaagattcACTTTTCAGCTAAAATAAGACTCTTTAAATGTGGAGTTATGACTTTCATTACAGAGCGCTCACCTGAAGAGTGGACAGCACCAGGATAGTAATCCACTTGCGTCATGCAGGGATCCATGAAAGGTGGCATCATCATCCAGCGGGGATCAAACCCAAGGACATGGGGGGGATAGTACCCCCTCTGGGTGTGGGTTGAGCCAGATGTTGGGTGACTAGACTGTTGCCAGTGCTGCATCTTGTAAAGTTGTTCCTGAATAACATTCCAAAAATGTTTATCCGTGCACGCCGGCACCGGTATCGCTAAAACAACCATCGCTACCCCTGGATATTAATCAGACTCCGGCATCGGCTTGGACTCACTCTTTGCTGCTGGTGTTGTGGCTTTTGAAAGCGGTTTGAGGCGGGTTTGGAGGGAAGACTCCCGCCGTAGTCTCCCGAGGGTGACGAGGGCTCCGGGTTTTCCTCCTCACTGCCGTGGTAGTTGGAGAAGTTCGGTTCCTCTCTGTAGCTCTGGCCAGGTGAGCTGATGTGGGCAAACTCGCTTGCATCTGGAGATATTAGTGTGAAATCTTTAGGCTTTGTAGTCAGCAATGGTCCGCTTTTACCTGTAGTTACATTCTGATTACCTCTTGTGGCATACTGCCAGTTATCATGGTGGATCTTACTTCCAAACTGGTCCCTGTTTGGGGAGAGAGGGGCTTCTTTGCCCTCACCCTCTTTATGGCCCTCTTCGGGCCGTGATGCCTGCCGCTCAATCTTTCCAAACTTCTCGTCCAgcttttttagtttttcagCACATGCGGCCAGTCGCTCCTCGCGAGcgcgcctctcctcctcctccctgcgcCTGCGCGCCCTCTCGACCGCCTCCGACAACTCCGGTGACACGTACTTTGCCCTCGCTGGTCCCTGAATCTGAGAGTGACGCTGGTGATCTTCCGGTTCAGCCAGTGGCTCACCTTGGTTTTTCTGCTGGGTCTGGAGAAAGCAGGACAACAATAATATAAAAGGAATTAGAATTTAACGTCTGCGTAAACAAGCCTTTTCAGGCCTAAATTACTCTCCACTGAGGAAAAAAACCTCAAGATGTTGCAGTGATGCATTTTATGAACacagcagaaaaggaaaatcatAATCTCCTTTTTTAATCCGTCTAAATTTTGTCCACTTGCATGGTGATCACGCTATCGCTATGGTTACGGCAAGTTAATCTGCAGGATCTGCAAAAACGCATCACTACAGAGGAACTAATGCACAACGTGAGTGCTGAATAACAAATATCCCTCAGATAAATGATCCTCACGCGGGGATTTACCGGAGAGTCCGTAGAGGGATATCTAGCGTTGCTCTTCCTGGAGGGCTCCTGATGGAGAGGGTGGTAGGAATACCCCTCTTCTGGACCCTCGTGAGGATAAGACGCCTCGCCTGAGCTCAGGGAGGAATGGCAGTCGCGCtggttctctctctcccactcagTCCTGAGAGGGAATGATTGATAATAAACCTTTAATCTTGAGGGGTTGGGCCCGATTTGGAcagagggcaaaaaaaaaaaagaggaggtcTCACcacattttgtgtttttcattgttttcctctTCGTCATCACTAAACTTGAGCTTCTCGCTGTAATCAACCTCCTCGTGGAGTcctgtgaaaaagaaaaagcgtCATCAACGGCGCCGTGGGACGAGACGCCGATGACCCGCTGCCGATCGGGACCTACTGACCAGCCCACCCATCCTCGCACTCATTGTCCAGCTCATCCAAATCCTTCAGGTCCTCTGGATTGATGATGGCTGGACGTGCAGGCCGGTCAACTGGCCTGCGGATGGGCTGAGAAGACAGACGCAGGGGAGCGCGGACGAAGCGGTTCTCCTTCTTCACGTCACCGCTGAAACCACCACAGAGGACACAAAAGGCATCACGGATGGATCAACGACAACCGCTGTTTAACACAAATGTGCATTTACTTACTTCACAGCTTCTGCTTTGGCGGGATTCTGCCTAAACGCGGGTTTGCTGTCAAATCGTGGCGGGGCTGCGACAGTGGCGGGGACGTTATCGCCACTTGGAGCTTCGCGCGTCTCCTTTGAGCACATCTGCACACGGAACACATCGACATTCCACAGAACCGCACAGGAACGCGGAGCAGATAGGTGGGATAATCGACACGGCACTTACAAACGCAGGCAACATGTCGTGATAGACAGCGGTGGAGGTGTGGTGGAACTGGTGCTGCAAGGCAGTGGGGACGGCTGTTCTGCGAATAGGTTGGGCGGGTCGCAGAGGAGGCTCCTTGGGGTCCAGGACTGGCGGATGGGAAGTCACGACACTACAAGATGTTGTGCCGCTTGTAGAGGAAGGGTgagaggaggctggaggggtgCCAGTCTCACCCAGGGCAGGGCTTTTACCCTCTGGCTCTGTTGCCAGGCCGAGGATAAGGGATGAAGGCTGAAGGTTCCTGCCGCCACCTTCCCTCCAGCTCGTCACATCTTGAAGGGGGTaaagaaagaaatttaaaaacgTGCTCCGGAGCAGAACCTCCTTGGAGTTTAGGCTGCTGGTTTATAAGAGAGAATGGGAGGGGAAACTAACTTTGGGGGCGGAGGCTTGGTCCGGGCCCATACGACGGATCGAAGCCGCTTCTTTCCTtgccagctctgtcctgttCTCCAGCTGCCTTCAGCGTGGGAAATTCCTCGTGAGAGAAGGGCTGAAGTCGGTTTGAGGCCCTTGAACCTGATGCGATCGTAAAAAGAGTTGAGAAATGGATGGGGCGTGGCCCGGTGGCGCTCACATGCTTCAGCCGACTCACCATCTGGCTCTACTGCCTTTCCATTTAGCTGGGCCCATTGCTTTGgtccacctgtgtttgtgttctgtggAGAACAGACCAAATGAGCGTCAGGGAGGAGATCTCACTGGAAAATACATCTATGTTTGGAAAGGCTGAGCTCACGCTCACCTCCGGGCTGGCTGTCGGCGAGGGCTTCTGAAGATTGGTGACAGATTTCGGTAAAGCCAGCGGTGGCTGCGATTCCGGCAGCTGTTGAATTGATGCAGTAGAACTGCCCCAAAAGAACATTTTGTTTCAGGCGCCGTGACTTATGAAGACAGAAATTGCTGCCTCTGAGGAGCGCGTGACTCTCTGCTGGGTTTACCTCTTTTGATCTGGTTGTTCCTGCTTGTTCGCCCATCCTGTACCGTCTTTAGGCACAATAAACACGTTGGGATcgtttcctttgttttcagaCTTCAAGCTCGGCAGGTGAGCAGGTGGGGGCATGCGCCGTGCTGTGACCACTTTACCAAGACTCTGCAGGCCATGTCGGGGGACAACTGGGGGACAAACCAGAGGCAGAGC harbors:
- the prrc2b gene encoding protein PRRC2B isoform X1 — its product is MSDRLGQINKAKDGKSKYSSLSLFDKYKGKSVETQKNTVVPRHGLQSLGKVVTARRMPPPAHLPSLKSENKGNDPNVFIVPKDGTGWANKQEQPDQKSSTASIQQLPESQPPLALPKSVTNLQKPSPTASPENTNTGGPKQWAQLNGKAVEPDGSRASNRLQPFSHEEFPTLKAAGEQDRAGKERSGFDPSYGPGPSLRPQNVTSWREGGGRNLQPSSLILGLATEPEGKSPALGETGTPPASSHPSSTSGTTSCSVVTSHPPVLDPKEPPLRPAQPIRRTAVPTALQHQFHHTSTAVYHDMLPAFMCSKETREAPSGDNVPATVAAPPRFDSKPAFRQNPAKAEAVNGDVKKENRFVRAPLRLSSQPIRRPVDRPARPAIINPEDLKDLDELDNECEDGWAGLHEEVDYSEKLKFSDDEEENNEKHKMWTEWERENQRDCHSSLSSGEASYPHEGPEEGYSYHPLHQEPSRKSNARYPSTDSPTQQKNQGEPLAEPEDHQRHSQIQGPARAKYVSPELSEAVERARRRREEEERRAREERLAACAEKLKKLDEKFGKIERQASRPEEGHKEGEGKEAPLSPNRDQFGSKIHHDNWQYATRDASEFAHISSPGQSYREEPNFSNYHGSEEENPEPSSPSGDYGGSLPSKPASNRFQKPQHQQQREQLYKMQHWQQSSHPTSGSTHTQRGYYPPHVLGFDPRWMMMPPFMDPCMTQVDYYPGAVHSSGMMKPVMHQDHLNSPGSDEGSHTSLHQDRRAPSTEPFPMWNQDGCPLRSFTPPYQRQHESSDGGQPDDRNDRVCSRHDSCEDRTNECLTHPKDDLHHESYHNQSTDREHRLHEQGLLTTGQKPSKNQAAGEYAKSDSKDRHLKDDLDTQDGPKENWKREEAQRQDGGFNSSQSQWSEDGSSVGISQLSESSSRTLIRRTGPIKKPVLKALKVEDKENEKPKAQPEEKTVPYRLEKEVLTNVYDLKKDNQPASNRHSASPVVEKQPEEKQRHSPGPAKPERLLSAHGDDCPKESAWDSSKKSFPRDGQESRDPHAPRRNNWIFIDEEQAFSAVRGAGRGRARGFREFSSRGATRGRQGGENHRGAYNGSNGGSGAQRSGRGRAAPREMVKVEEFQRGKPRRRNVSETLSEASEYEELPKRRRQKGSENGEGYSDSGEVRKVDRDSWRSNKVYADDQLAAESREKTRSSRGFGGRVLPPRLNTAGSYSRNFGGSRDMSTWRGRGPQFVGAGAGSMQENGYAPESNYSRRAPLDRETLKYPPKFTGTFMENGTEEREGEGYFENENPDRQMLRRRRPPRQDKPPRFRRLQQEREPGQNQWTSEEYVNGDFSNPWPSRSKGSGEDNWPSGHYSGRSSQPGQAEEWETGSDTSDFGDWREKRGGSGATNPQGHADIPSDPGHGDPGSAEKRELCKRSFSSQRPLVERQNRKVEPTLLEANKMTRTSDNSPNSSSNRTESWQNGGGCKSRSPDESGPVYGIDPSDEREPTEPFGEDLDKELKQSAAKSDIAEPLTPYELNSYQIEGDSGGTVPNPEGYQDALSKKQRRPQEDERRRKEQGATIPVKNRTITSKIPPRFAKKQGNMSMEQPEETLSSNNLGTEIWETNSSALSVPSSGGDSWTKQVSYTGSEPHSEDSDAGAEQSKEQHKPGPIGNERSLKHRKGSEVVDRLEGGPITPVNGVELHVDTVLPVPPIEFGVSAKDSDFTLPPGATPVPVSNPVNKLQDVLTTNTALNQTIPMLRSSHLQPGINLNPISFPSADLTLKMESARKAWENSQSLPEQGSPGGGASGAQPPCSVGSSSGVSYSSFGGVSMPPMPVASVAPSMSMQGSHMPPLYLDGHVFSSQPRLVPPTLTQQQTYQQAAAAQQIPISLHTSLQAQAQLGLRGGLPVSQSQEMFNSMPPFRSQVYMHPNLSQPNPLVLSGGAPIKGPYSAFPGMQPSDMVKPQSGSHYQPMNGSQQLVYDSQISQGPGMGSSQLMDSQLMQVTMPLPGSQLRYGSAQQHLILPQSIQLQQGQNLSVGTPRRMMPPGSQPTVMSGSREVGAHTLMVLDSGMNKFMRATFPTIQGSQMEMKNFQFSEKLSHSPGISGGSYRPGSASPSGKPSGPGGQVGPLPTHFPQQVPPAQGSMVMHMRPPTTGPFPNPIQRPVMQVNKPIIIRSPPYPNPGRDPPHSTPPSAPEPLVKGPEDGMKNKSIREVRKAVGEGKAPSGGMTSKLQEPLPPAGQAKPARTGAIKPQAVKVEEGKA
- the prrc2b gene encoding protein PRRC2B isoform X2, which codes for MSDRLGQINKAKDGKSKYSSLSLFDKYKGKSVETQKNTVVPRHGLQSLGKVVTARRMPPPAHLPSLKSENKGNDPNVFIVPKDGTGWANKQEQPDQKSSTASIQQLPESQPPLALPKSVTNLQKPSPTASPENTNTGGPKQWAQLNGKAVEPDGSRASNRLQPFSHEEFPTLKAAGEQDRAGKERSGFDPSYGPGPSLRPQNVTSWREGGGRNLQPSSLILGLATEPEGKSPALGETGTPPASSHPSSTSGTTSCSVVTSHPPVLDPKEPPLRPAQPIRRTAVPTALQHQFHHTSTAVYHDMLPAFMCSKETREAPSGDNVPATVAAPPRFDSKPAFRQNPAKAEAVNGDVKKENRFVRAPLRLSSQPIRRPVDRPARPAIINPEDLKDLDELDNECEDGWAGLHEEVDYSEKLKFSDDEEENNEKHKMWTEWERENQRDCHSSLSSGEASYPHEGPEEGYSYHPLHQEPSRKSNARYPSTDSPTQQKNQGEPLAEPEDHQRHSQIQGPARAKYVSPELSEAVERARRRREEEERRAREERLAACAEKLKKLDEKFGKIERQASRPEEGHKEGEGKEAPLSPNRDQFGSKIHHDNWQYATRDASEFAHISSPGQSYREEPNFSNYHGSEEENPEPSSPSGDYGGSLPSKPASNRFQKPQHQQQREQLYKMQHWQQSSHPTSGSTHTQRGYYPPHVLGFDPRWMMMPPFMDPCMTQVDYYPGAVHSSGMMKPVMHQDHLNSPGSDEGSHTSLHQDRRAPSTEPFPMWNQDGCPLRSFTPPYQRQHESSDGGQPDDRNDRVCSRHDSCEDRTNECLTHPKDDLHHESYHNQSTDREHRLHEQGLLTTGQKPSKNQAAGEYAKSDSKDRHLKDDLDTQDGPKENWKREEAQRQDGGFNSSQSQWSEDGSSVGISQLSESSSRTLIRRTGPIKKPVLKALKVEDKENEKPKAQPEEKTVPYRLEKEVLTNVYDLKKDNQPASNRHSASPVVEKQPEEKQRHSPGPAKPERLLSAHGDDCPKESAWDSSKKSFPRDGQESRDPHAPRRNNWIFIDEEQAFSAVRGAGRGRARGFREFSSRGATRGRQGGENHRGAYNGSNGGSGAQRSGRGRAAPREMVKVEEFQRGKPRRRNVSETLSEASEYEELPKRRRQKGSENGEGYSDSGEVRKVDRDSWRSNKVYADDQLAAESREKTRSSRGFGGRVLPPRLNTAGSYSRNFGGSRDMSTWRGRGPQFVGAGAGSMQENGYAPESNYSRRAPLDRETLKYPPKFTGTFMENGTEEREGEGYFENENPDRQMLRRRRPPRQDKPPRFRRLQQEREPGQNQWTSEEYVNGDFSNPWPSRSKGSGEDNWPSGHYSGRSSQPGQAEEWETGSDTSDFGDWREKRGGSGATNPQGHADIPSDPGHGDPGSAEKRELCKRSFSSQRPLVERQNRKVEPTLLEANKMTRTSDNSPNSSSNRTESWQNGGGCKSRSPDESGPVYGIDPSDEREPTEPFGEDLDKELKQSAAKSDIAEPLTPYELNSYQIEGDSGGTVPNPEGYQDALSKKQRRPQEDERRRKEQGATIPVKNRTITSKIPPRFAKKQGNMSMEQPEETLSSNNLGTEIWETNSSALSVPSSGGDSWTKQVSYTGSEPHSEDSDAGAEQSKEQHKPGPIGNERSLKHRKGSEVVDRLEGGPITPVNGVELHVDTVLPVPPIEFGVSAKDSDFTLPPGATPVPVSNPVNKLQDVLTTNTALNQTIPMLRSSHLQPGINLNPISFPSADLTLKMESARKAWENSQSLPEQGSPGGGASGAQPPCSVGSSSGVSYSSFGGVSMPPMPVASVAPSMSMQGSHMPPLYLDGHVFSSQPRLVPPTLTQQQTYQQAAAAQQIPISLHTSLQAQAQLGLRGGLPVSQSQEMFNSMPPFRSQVYMHPNLSQPNPLVLSGGAPIKGPYSAFPGMQPSDMVKPQSGSHYQPMNGSQQLVYDSQISQGPGMGSSQLMDSQLMQVTMPLPGSQLRYGSAQQHLILPQSIQLQQGQNLSVGTPRRMMPPGSQPTVMSGSREGSQMEMKNFQFSEKLSHSPGISGGSYRPGSASPSGKPSGPGGQVGPLPTHFPQQVPPAQGSMVMHMRPPTTGPFPNPIQRPVMQVNKPIIIRSPPYPNPGRDPPHSTPPSAPEPLVKGPEDGMKNKSIREVRKAVGEGKAPSGGMTSKLQEPLPPAGQAKPARTGAIKPQAVKVEEGKA
- the prrc2b gene encoding protein PRRC2B isoform X3: MSDRLGQINKAKDGKSKYSSLSLFDKYKGKSVETQKNTVVPRHGLQSLGKVVTARRMPPPAHLPSLKSENKGNDPNVFIVPKDGTGWANKQEQPDQKSSTASIQQLPESQPPLALPKSVTNLQKPSPTASPENTNTGGPKQWAQLNGKAVEPDGSRASNRLQPFSHEEFPTLKAAGEQDRAGKERSGFDPSYGPGPSLRPQNVTSWREGGGRNLQPSSLILGLATEPEGKSPALGETGTPPASSHPSSTSGTTSCSVVTSHPPVLDPKEPPLRPAQPIRRTAVPTALQHQFHHTSTAVYHDMLPAFMCSKETREAPSGDNVPATVAAPPRFDSKPAFRQNPAKAEAVNGDVKKENRFVRAPLRLSSQPIRRPVDRPARPAIINPEDLKDLDELDNECEDGWAGLHEEVDYSEKLKFSDDEEENNEKHKMWTEWERENQRDCHSSLSSGEASYPHEGPEEGYSYHPLHQEPSRKSNARYPSTDSPTQQKNQGEPLAEPEDHQRHSQIQGPARAKYVSPELSEAVERARRRREEEERRAREERLAACAEKLKKLDEKFGKIERQASRPEEGHKEGEGKEAPLSPNRDQFGSKIHHDNWQYATRDASEFAHISSPGQSYREEPNFSNYHGSEEENPEPSSPSGDYGGSLPSKPASNRFQKPQHQQQREQLYKMQHWQQSSHPTSGSTHTQRGYYPPHVLGFDPRWMMMPPFMDPCMTQVDYYPGAVHSSGMMKPVMHQDHLNSPGSDEGSHTSLHQDRRAPSTEPFPMWNQDGCPLRSFTPPYQRQHESSDGGQPDDRNDRVCSRHDSCEDRTNECLTHPKDDLHHESYHNQSTDREHRLHEQGLLTTGQKPSKNQAAGEYAKSDSKDRHLKDDLDTQDGPKENWKREEAQRQDGGFNSSQSQWSEDGSSVGISQLSESSSRTLIRRTGPIKKPVLKALKVEDKENEKPKAQPEEKTVPYRLEKEVLTNVYDLKKDNQPASNRHSASPVVEKQPEEKQRHSPGPAKPERLLSAHGDDCPKESAWDSSKKSFPRDGQESRDPHAPRRNNWIFIDEEQAFSAVRGAGRGRARGFREFSSRGATRGRQGGENHRGAYNGSNGGSGAQRSGRGRAAPREMVKVEEFQRGKPRRRNVSETLSEASEYEELPKRRRQKGSENGEGYSDSGEVRKVDRDSWRSNKVYADDQLAAESREKTRSSRGFGGRVLPPRLNTAGSYSRNFGGSRDMSTWRGRGPQFVGAGAGSMQENGYAPESNYSRRAPLDRETLKYPPKFTGTFMENGTEEREGEGYFENENPDRQMLRRRRPPRQDKPPRFRRLQQEREPGQNQWTSEEYVNGDFSNPWPSRSKGSGEDNWPSGHYSGRSSQPGQAEEWETGSDTSDFGDWREKRGGSGATNPQGHADIPSDPGHGDPGSAEKRELCKRSFSSQRPLVERQNRKVEPTLLEANKMTRTSDNSPNSSSNRTESWQNGGGCKRSPDESGPVYGIDPSDEREPTEPFGEDLDKELKQSAAKSDIAEPLTPYELNSYQIEGDSGGTVPNPEGYQDALSKKQRRPQEDERRRKEQGATIPVKNRTITSKIPPRFAKKQGNMSMEQPEETLSSNNLGTEIWETNSSALSVPSSGGDSWTKQVSYTGSEPHSEDSDAGAEQSKEQHKPGPIGNERSLKHRKGSEVVDRLEGGPITPVNGVELHVDTVLPVPPIEFGVSAKDSDFTLPPGATPVPVSNPVNKLQDVLTTNTALNQTIPMLRSSHLQPGINLNPISFPSADLTLKMESARKAWENSQSLPEQGSPGGGASGAQPPCSVGSSSGVSYSSFGGVSMPPMPVASVAPSMSMQGSHMPPLYLDGHVFSSQPRLVPPTLTQQQTYQQAAAAQQIPISLHTSLQAQAQLGLRGGLPVSQSQEMFNSMPPFRSQVYMHPNLSQPNPLVLSGGAPIKGPYSAFPGMQPSDMVKPQSGSHYQPMNGSQQLVYDSQISQGPGMGSSQLMDSQLMQVTMPLPGSQLRYGSAQQHLILPQSIQLQQGQNLSVGTPRRMMPPGSQPTVMSGSREGSQMEMKNFQFSEKLSHSPGISGGSYRPGSASPSGKPSGPGGQVGPLPTHFPQQVPPAQGSMVMHMRPPTTGPFPNPIQRPVMQVNKPIIIRSPPYPNPGRDPPHSTPPSAPEPLVKGPEDGMKNKSIREVRKAVGEGKAPSGGMTSKLQEPLPPAGQAKPARTGAIKPQAVKVEEGKA
- the prrc2b gene encoding protein PRRC2B isoform X4 — protein: MSDRLGQINKAKDGKSKYSSLSLFDKYKGKSVETQKNTVVPRHGLQSLGKVVTARRMPPPAHLPSLKSENKGNDPNVFIVPKDGTGWANKQEQPDQKSSTASIQQLPESQPPLALPKSVTNLQKPSPTASPENTNTGGPKQWAQLNGKAVEPDGSRASNRLQPFSHEEFPTLKAAGEQDRAGKERSGFDPSYGPGPSLRPQNVTSWREGGGRNLQPSSLILGLATEPEGKSPALGETGTPPASSHPSSTSGTTSCSVVTSHPPVLDPKEPPLRPAQPIRRTAVPTALQHQFHHTSTAVYHDMLPAFMCSKETREAPSGDNVPATVAAPPRFDSKPAFRQNPAKAEAVNGDVKKENRFVRAPLRLSSQPIRRPVDRPARPAIINPEDLKDLDELDNECEDGWAGLHEEVDYSEKLKFSDDEEENNEKHKMWTEWERENQRDCHSSLSSGEASYPHEGPEEGYSYHPLHQEPSRKSNARYPSTDSPTQQKNQGEPLAEPEDHQRHSQIQGPARAKYVSPELSEAVERARRRREEEERRAREERLAACAEKLKKLDEKFGKIERQASRPEEGHKEGEGKEAPLSPNRDQFGSKIHHDNWQYATRDASEFAHISSPGQSYREEPNFSNYHGSEEENPEPSSPSGDYGGSLPSKPASNRFQKPQHQQQREQLYKMQHWQQSSHPTSGSTHTQRGYYPPHVLGFDPRWMMMPPFMDPCMTQVDYYPGAVHSSGMMKPVMHQDHLNSPGSDEGSHTSLHQDRRAPSTEPFPMWNQDGCPLRSFTPPYQRQHESSDGGQPDDRNDRVCSRHDSCEDRTNECLTHPKDDLHHESYHNQSTDREHRLHEQGLLTTGQKPSKNQAAGEYAKSDSKDRHLKDDLDTQDGPKENWKREEAQRQDGGFNSSQSQWSEDGSSVGISQLSESSSRTLIRRTGPIKKPVLKALKVEDKENEKPKAQPEEKTVPYRLEKEVLTNVYDLKKDNQPASNRHSASPVVEKQPEEKQRHSPGPAKPERLLSAHGDDCPKESAWDSSKKSFPRDGQESRDPHAPRRNNWIFIDEEQAFSAVRGAGRGRARGFREFSSRGATRGRQGGENHRGAYNGSNGGSGAQRSGRGRAAPREMVKVEEFQRGKPRRRNVSETLSEASEYEELPKRRRQKGSENGEGYSDSGEVRKVDRDSWRSNKVYADDQLAAESREKTRSSRGFGGRVLPPRLNTAGSYSRNFGGSRDMSTWRGRGPQFVGAGAGSMQENGYAPESNYSRRAPLDRETLKYPPKFTGTFMENGTEEREGEGYFENENPDRQMLRRRRPPRQDKPPRFRRLQQEREPGQNQWTSEEYVNGDFSNPWPSRSKGSGEDNWPSGHYSGRSSQPGQAEEWETGSDTSDFGDWREKRGGSGATNPQGHADIPSDPGHGDPGSAEKRELCKRSFSSQRPLVERQNRKVEPTLLEANKMTRTSDNSPNSSSNRTESWQNGGGCKSRSPDESGPVYGIDPSDEREPTEPFGEDLDKELKQSAAKSDIAEPLTPYELNSYQIEGDSGGTVPNPEGYQDALSKKQRRPQEDERRRKEQGATIPVKNRTITSKIPPRFAKKQGNMSMEQPEETLSSNNLGTEIWETNSSALSVPSSGGDSWTKQVSYTGSEPHSEDSDAGAEQSKEQHKPGPIGNERSLKHRKGSEVVDRLEGGPITPVNGVELHVDTVLPVPPIEFGVSAKDSDFTLPPGATPVPVSNPVNKLQDVLTTNTALNQTIPMLRSSHLQPGINLNPISFPSADLTLKMESARKAWENSQSLPEQGSPGGGASGAQPPCSVGSSSGVSYSSFGGVSMPPMPVASVAPSMSMQGSHMPPLYLDGHVFSSQPRLVPPTLTQQQTYQQAAAAQQIPISLHTSLQAQAQLGLRGGLPVSQSQEMFNSMPPFRSQVYMHPNLSQPNPLVLSGGAPIKGPYSAFPGMQPSDMVKPQSGSHYQPMNGSQQLVYDSQISQGPGMGSSQLMDSQLMQVTMPLPGSQLRYGSAQQHLILPQSIQLQQGQNLSVGTPRRMMPPGSQPTVMSGSREVGAHTLMVLDSGMNKFMRATFPTIQGSQMEMKNFQFSEKLSHSPGISGGSYRPGSASPSGKPSGPGGQVGPLPTHFPQQVPPAQGSMVMHMRPPTTGPFPNPIQRPVMQVNKPIIIRSPPYPNPGRDPPHSTPPSAPEPLVKGPEDGMKVSHPL